The genomic interval TCTTATTACACCGCAAGATCTTTAAAAGCAGCTAAAGACGAGTTTAAGATTTATATATTGACATCTTCAACTCGAAACTCAACCAATAGTTCTTGGTTAAATTTTTATAAAAACTCATGGTATATTGACAATCTATTTTTCTCGGAAAAAACATTTGGATCTATTGATTACTTAGCAGATTGTCTGAAAACTATCAAAGATAATAATATTGACCTTATTTTTGCAGCCTCAGAGCTTGGCTTTACATTCGTCTCTCAATTTCGTAATCAGCTTTTAGAACTTTGTCGCCTCATAGCTTTACCTAGCCAGACAGCCTTACATACAGCATTTAATAAGTTTGATTTCAGCATTTTTCTAGATACACATGGCCTTCCAGCGCCAAAAACAGCATTACTAAAAGACTTCAAAACCGAGCAATTCAATTTTCCAATTTTGCTCAAGCCAATTTATGGAAGTGGAGGCAAGAATATTAAAAAAATTAATAATTCATCAGAACTCAAATTAAATACTGAGATTGAATCAAATATCCTGAATAATAGTTACATTATTCAGGAATACATAAATGGTTTCGATATCGATTGTAATGTGCTGTGCCAAAAAGGAAAGATTTTAACTCAAACGATACAAATACCTTTAGGAGCAGCACAAAATTTTTCTCCAAAAGTTGACAAGCTACAGTTCGTTCACGATCCTATCGTGCTCGACTTGGTACAAAGAATGATGGGTAAGTTTGAATGGAGTGGGGTTGCACATCTCGATCTTCGATACTCAGATCAAACCGGTCAACTTTATGTCATAGAAATTAATCCAAGATTTTGGCAGTCTTTGCTCGGCTCTCTGGTTGCTGGCGTTAATTTCCCTTATTATTTGTATTTATTATCAACTGGTTCCGAGGTTGAGTTAGTTGACTATCAGGATAAGTACTACGCAAAAATTTCCAGATTTGTCAAAGACTTATTACATGGCTCGCTCGATTGTAGATTGAACGATACCAATCTTAAATACCTCTTAACAGATCCGCTAGCCACTTTATTCTATGGGATAGAGACTTTTTTAAAGCGAAAATAGGTACGAGGCAACGCGCTTGTGGAAGCGATCGCATCTTCCTGGCATTCTACTTGATTTGAGAATAAACGTAACTGGTAAAAGCACCTTCGTTAAGCTTATTCCAAGCGTAAACGCGATCGCGAAACTCTTTCCATTGCTCGTAAATCGCTTTAAAATCAGCATCCTTGGCAGCAAATTCATCGTATAGCTCAAAAGAAGCTTTGGCTGCTGCGGCTAGTATTTCTGGGCTGTAGGGACGCAATTGAACTCCACTTTTAATAAGGCGTTGCAGAGCCTCATTATTGCGAGATTCGTAACGAGAGAGCATAGTGGTATTAGACTCATAAGCAGCCGTTCTGATGGCTTCTTGGTACTGAGGCGGCAGTTTTTTCCACTCATTTAAGTTGATTTGAATCTCTAAAGTTGCTCCTGGTTCCCACCAACCTGGATAGTAGTAAAATTTAGCTACCCGATTGAGTCCTAGTTTCTCATCATCATAAGGCCCTACCCATTCCGCCGCATCAATGGCTCCGGTTTGGAGTGCCTGGAATATTTCGCCACCACCTAAAGTTTGGACAGTTACCCCTAATTTAGTCATTACCTGACCACCCAAGCCAGGAATCCGCATTTTTAACCCTTGAAGTTGGCTCAATCCCGTAATTTCTTGTCTAAACCAGCCTCCCATTTGAGTGCCAGTATTACCAGCCGGAAACTGAATTACATTAAACTTACGAGCATAAATCTCTTGCAACTTTTCTAAACCGCCACCTTCGTAGAGCCAGGTGTTTTGTTGTTGAGCCGTTAAGCCAAAGGGAAGGCTAGTACCAAATGCCAAAGCTGGACTTTTACCAATGTAATAATAAGACGCACTATGCCCGCACTGCACCGCCCCTTGAGAGACTACATTTAAAACTTCTAAAGCTGGAGCCACTTCACCCGCAGAGCGAGGCAGGATCTTAAATTTACCACCAGTTAAGGCAGCTACCCGATCTGCCATTACCTTAGCACCACCAAAGATCGTATCTAAGGAAGGGGGCCAACT from Merismopedia glauca CCAP 1448/3 carries:
- a CDS encoding ATP-grasp domain-containing protein, translated to MNNKRITILIPDECENALSYYTARSLKAAKDEFKIYILTSSTRNSTNSSWLNFYKNSWYIDNLFFSEKTFGSIDYLADCLKTIKDNNIDLIFAASELGFTFVSQFRNQLLELCRLIALPSQTALHTAFNKFDFSIFLDTHGLPAPKTALLKDFKTEQFNFPILLKPIYGSGGKNIKKINNSSELKLNTEIESNILNNSYIIQEYINGFDIDCNVLCQKGKILTQTIQIPLGAAQNFSPKVDKLQFVHDPIVLDLVQRMMGKFEWSGVAHLDLRYSDQTGQLYVIEINPRFWQSLLGSLVAGVNFPYYLYLLSTGSEVELVDYQDKYYAKISRFVKDLLHGSLDCRLNDTNLKYLLTDPLATLFYGIETFLKRK
- a CDS encoding TRAP transporter substrate-binding protein, which produces MKRRSLVKAASQGALAATGVAIVGGCQSAQNASSQNSGNLPNIQWQMATSWPPSLDTIFGGAKVMADRVAALTGGKFKILPRSAGEVAPALEVLNVVSQGAVQCGHSASYYYIGKSPALAFGTSLPFGLTAQQQNTWLYEGGGLEKLQEIYARKFNVIQFPAGNTGTQMGGWFRQEITGLSQLQGLKMRIPGLGGQVMTKLGVTVQTLGGGEIFQALQTGAIDAAEWVGPYDDEKLGLNRVAKFYYYPGWWEPGATLEIQINLNEWKKLPPQYQEAIRTAAYESNTTMLSRYESRNNEALQRLIKSGVQLRPYSPEILAAAAKASFELYDEFAAKDADFKAIYEQWKEFRDRVYAWNKLNEGAFTSYVYSQIK